gagccaccgcccgcctgcctgcctgcctcgcTCGAGCCCCTGAGACTCCGGAgctgccctctctctctctctctctctctttctctctctcctcgaggggggaggaggaagaagaaatacgctctctctcccctctcacTGTCGCGCTCGCgcacacaccaccaccaccactctcgCTCgttcgctctctctctctctccccccactTTTCTTTCAGCTTTTTTTAGGGGTGTTGGATTCGGCTGCTCTTCAATTTTTTCCTGTGTGACAGTGCAGGCCCGGTTTTAACTTTTTAAAACACACGGAAAAGTGGAGCACTTTCTATATAAGTTGAAAGAGGTGAAAACCTTATTttgcttagggggtgtttgttctTTAGttactcctaaaattcctatctatttaaatactaattaggagtattaaatatagattaattataaaactaattgcacatatggagattaatttgcgagatgaatttattaagcctaattggttcatgatttgacaatgtgatactacagtaaatatgtgctaatgatggattaattaggcttaatagatttgtctcgtgaattagccttcatctgtgtaattagttttataattagctcatgtttaatccttctaattagcctccgaatatttgatgtaacatgaattttaatccggaTTAAAGATCCAACCCTAAATTACAGAAATGAGTGTATACATAACACTCCATGGATTTTCAGGGTCTAGTAGGAATGCATCTTTTACTAGCATTTGGACATCTTGAATGATGTTACTTTGGGTGTGGCAGTGAACAAAATACTCTTGTTTAGTGGGTCCAGCATGCTTAGATGCGTCCATTTCAAAGGTGGCTCAGCATTAATTTTGTTTTCAGTGAGTTTAACCTCACATGGCTTTGCATCAATCAATGCTGATCTCCATAAAAATGCATATTTTTAATCAAGTTCGGCCATTCCAAGGTACCTAGGTTGTCTGAGGAGTTGCTAACTGGTTGCTTATTCCATTTCATTCGCATCGAGAATGTCCTTGTTGTTATTTGTTTTGTTAGTTTCTACCAACTGCATCGTGTGGTTATTTCAGTGTTACTTTAATAAATTGCCTAATACCACTAAAAAAAAGTATATTATATGTAGTTTGATGTGCTAACATTATGTTTGTTTAGCTTAACATTTTGTCAAACTTCGTTGATGTTTAGTGTCACATCCGCGGATCCGCATCCACGGCTACAAGAATCAATAACAGCGGATAAAAAAAGTTTAtttagccttttttttcttcttattcttAGTTGCCAATGTTACCGCAACAAAAAGGCTAAATGCATTTTTGGTTGTTTTTGTTCAAATCCATGTATTAAAACATGGAGGGAAACTTTGGTCACACTTATTTTAGAGGAGGAGcatctcttcttcctttttgctGGAAGTTTGAATAATTTACTTTTTCCCACGATTCGAATTTTTTATTTACACCCGTAAAATATAAGGTCCCCTAGTGCAGTTGTTGTTAATTATTAAGCTTGTACTTAAGAACGCCATCTATCGCAATCCTAGGTTTCATATACAAAGCAATTGGCCGACGTTTTCCCCATTTGGCCGATGCCTCAATTTGTGGTATGTTTTCTATCCATGCCCCCACTCCCAAAATCAAAAAGATAAAATCAAAGTTGGAGCAGAGAAAATTAAATAAttgcgttttttttttgtactcGTACCAACCTATGAGCAGTTTTTTTTCCAAGGAAATTAAAGGAGGCATCTAATCATCAAATCTCATGTTCCTTCACTTTAATATCGTGGCTTAATATACGAATCTCATAAAGTATTTGTCACCGATAGCATCGAATGGCATATTAACATGGTGTGGTGACCAGGTGATACGATGTGTCCATCGATTTGTTTTggcttggggggggggggggtacagGCAGTGATGGGTTTGGAATataagcaaaaaaaaagaagaaaagccagggaaaaataaagaaaaaaataaagaaaatgtgGAAATGGGAGGGAGGAGGTGTTTTCATGCCTTTATTTCGCTCTCATTGGGCTCGAGAAAGCGAGAGTCGCATCCCATCACAGGCGGGCACCAAACACACGTCCCTCTCCCATGTGGGGCCCCTCCTTTGTTTTAGGTTCCCCCCGGGGGGGCCCACCACAATAATTAGGCTGCCCCTCTTTCAGAGCCTGCCATCGTCTGCACCCGAGCTGCGGTGGCGCGAATCCTGTGGTCGAAATCGAAGAAAGGTGCAAGTAAAGCAAAAAATTTTGGGGGCGGGAAGTTTCAACAACTTACATCATGCAGGTGTTACAGAATTGGATACATCACCTTCTCGTTCAGGAATGGATGTTTACAAGTGTCAGTTCAGTTTGTGACATCCGCCTAATTGGACTGCAATATATATCTCTATATATTAAAGTTGTTACTATTCCTCGTCGCGCCAAAAGTTGATATCTGAAGGGATGCATGGTCCCTTGAAAGCAATTGTTACTTATGTGGTGTAATATCAATAGCCCAACAAAAAAAGATCTCTAATTTTCACTGAAGCTTCGATAATACCTTATAAGAACATTTTTTTTCGTTTATAATTTTTCGTGTACTGAACCTAAATGTTCCGAATATACCAACAAGAAAGATGACAGTCTAATTCAAAgtctggactataggaaattatTTTGTGAATAACCTAGTATcgcaaaaaataattaatatacaATCCTTGTTTTATCCTTTTGTGCGCGCAGTCCATTCCAAATATAAGTAACAAACATGATTTAGGTTTCGAATACCCTAAAATATCTCTTAGAAATCCATGCGCCAATACAGTTATTTCCTTTTCCAAAAATCCCTCGGTTTCATTGTCAATACAGTTGGTTTTTGTCCTCTGCAGAAATACTCCACACACATATATATTCTGTTTCCGTTTTTCGTAAATGCTTTGCTCCACTCTAAAAAGGTTGCAGCAAGTTGGCAGGGCAACACGGGGGAAAACTGAAaagtgagtgagagagagagagaccacGGAGTTGGGCAGCCTCACACGGGCGGCACGGAGGATTCCAGTTTTTGGTCTGCGCCACGGATCAGCAAAAACAAATTAACAAAAATTGCAAGGCCCAGAAGACAAATTCTTCAATTATTTACTGATGCCTACCCTGCAACCCACAGACTCCCAACTCCGATTCTCTGCGCTTGCTTTCGTGGGGCCTGCCTGGTGCCTGCCTGCCGGTGTCGCTCGATGCCAAGGCATATTTTAAAGCGACCCTGACAGTTGCTCAGGCAGAACACTCAAtgctaaaaaaaaaacaatctttTTAACAGGTTTTGGGGAGAAACAGAAATAGAATCCAATTCCAGGTGCAGTACGCAGGCACGCACATAGAATACAAATGCAGCAAAAAGCAGATAAAACGATCTGCGTGGCTATATACGCAGAATAAACTATCCTGCCTTGTTGATTGGACGACGAATTGTTAGTTGCTGGACGAGATACCTCATGCTTGGGTGGGTGGATTCACTTGAAGCTTGAACAAGTTTCTTTCCATGGTGATTCCAGTTCGCAAGAACTGCTTGCCGTCCTTTTTACGAGCGTTTACGCGACCGTCGGTTCGTGGGGATTCCGTGCCGTCCTTTTGAGCAAGTATGGCATACTTGATTGCAAGTCTTGTTTGGTTCATATTATTCTCCTACTAGGCAAaataaaaatgaaggaaaaagatGAAACGAAACTAAAGGAAAACGATGAGCGAAGggatggaggagagggagagaatcaGAGCAGCGCAGGTGGTGTGTGTAGGTGGCGTGGCGCGCGATGCTACAGATTCTGCTCCCGtgcgctgccgcctgccgcgccgcggCTTCAGCGCCcgtccgcgtcgccgtcgccgtcgccgtcgccctcccTCCCGAAGTCACACCCCCGCGCGCTGCTATCTCCTCCCGTCCCTTCCGCCGCTGTTGTTCCCGTCCCATGAGTCTCCTTGCAAAAAGGCGAAGAGGTCGAgatgctcggcggcggcggcgaaccgcACACCTGGCGGCCGCCGGGGCGACgaacggcggcgaggagaaAGCAGGCGGTGGCAGCCTCCTTGTTTGATGGTAACCAGTAACCACGCTTTCCGTGGTTCGCTGACACGTGGGTCCCGGTGGCGGTGGCTTAATTAGCTGGGTTTTACCTTAACCCTCCGGTTTAGCTTCAGTGACAGTGAAGCGCTGAGCAGAGTGACGAGGCCAGCAGTGCATCTCACAATctgtaaacaaaaaaaaaaaacccgtgCTTCCACACACCATAAAAGAAAACTCTCTGAAAACTCTTGGTCACAACGGACCGTCTCGTCGGTGCAGTGCGTTCCGTTCTTGGCTTCCTTCCTGGTTATAAAAACGGATTACAATCAAAATCAAAGAGTCCAATCGAACCAACCGTTCCTTCCTAGCTGAAGAattcttttttccttcaaaaaaaaaaaactggccgATGTCGCTTCGGCTCGGTCACAACCTACAGCAATGATTGCTGGCTTGCTGCCAATCATACACCTACATGTCACGGCGTATCAACTCTCAACTACGCCCCTGTTTTTCAACTTGCTTGATTTAACACTTCATAATAATGACaccatacacacacacacacaccgcaTCATCatcttaaaaaaacaaaacaaaacaaaaccaacaTAAACTTCCTGAGCACACAAAACTAATCTCACGGTTACGTGTCCAGCACACACGACCGGCCCCCACACGAACTATGCGATTAAGTCTACCAAAACAATACGGAATTTCATACTATGTTAGTATacttttgtgtgtgtgtgtgtgtgtgtgtgtgtgtataaaaGTAAAGAAGAAAAGATTCCCCTGCGAAAGACGTAGAACCGATTCAGCTGCTGGTACACCATACAGGTAGGGCAAAAGTTTGCATCGACCTGCAGAGAACAATATAGCATAGCATCCCCCTCCGCCCAATGATGAAGCACGAGAGCGACgtcccaacaaaaaaaaaaaagaagaaaggccACGATGCTGTCAGCCAACAACCAATGGCGACGGGCCTAGGGCCTTGGGTGATGCACAAGCCAGCAGATCTCTCCGTGCCGTGTCAGATGTCATGTGTgcccacaacaacaacaatgcgcaacctgaaaagattaaaaaaaaaaaccgcTAGCGAATCAACGAGCGGACGTGCACCGTACAAGACTGCTCCCAAACAGGCTGAATTTCATAGGTTCAGCGAAATCTTGACCTCGATGGAATGGATTGATAATTACATTTTTCGTGACTGCATTGTGAGCTTACCTGGTTGCTGTTTGCTTTACTATGCAGTTTGCAGAGGTAAGGAAGCTATAATAGAATGAAAATTACTAACTGATAGCATACTGGTATCAGCATACTGCATAGAGTGCAAACATAAGATTCTTTCAGGGAAAATAAAGAACTGGTGTTCTTGAACCTACAGCATTATCCAAAGAAATAAGATGAAAACCTATGATTATCGGTTATAAAGACATGCTACAGAGAATAAATTAAAAGCCGACACATATCATGACTGAACATTGCGCCAATATATATTTCCCATGAATTCTTGTCCTTTCTTTTTGGGTGGTCCTGCCACCCATGCTTAACTAGTTACATACAAAACTCAACAGAAAGTGTATTATCTAAAGAAAATTGGAGTTCCAATGGAAAATCCTCCTCTTAGGTATCAGCTCAGCTTCCCAGCAAATTAATTTTGGGTCATCTGCCGGCATCTGCCTCCTCTGGTACCACAATTAAAGTCACTGTCAGGTTTGCTCTTTTAACAAGAACTTTAAATGGCACTCCCACCTTGTCCCCCATGATATCAATGATCTGCCATAAACACTTTATTAGGGTGTTTatacaaataaagaaaaagaatataATCTTCCTCCAGAATTGAGGATTTGGAAAGAGAAGAATATGAAATTAGCACTCAACGTaatcagattttttttaataaaaaatcaaATAAGATATTACAACCCAATTATAAGATTAATACTTTCAGGGAAGAGAAAAGAATGTTGCAAGTATAGAAAATAGTATAAGCACGCATCAGCAGTAGTTGTCTTAGCTACCAAGAAAAGGAATGTTGCGAGTACAGAAAATAGGATAAGCACACATCACCAGTAGCTATCTTAGTTACCTCTTTGATGCTTTCAACTGGTTTGCCACCAAATTCAACAACCACATCCCCAGGACGAAATCCTGCCTGTTCAGCAGGAGATCCTGGTGTAACCTGATTGAAAATTCATAATGTCAGCAGACTCAGCATAGTTCAGGTGTTATCAGGATCATTTTAACAAAGAGAAGCATGCCAAAAAAGATAGTCATAATTCCTTCTGAGAGCGCAGTAGATtataaaaaaatcaacatttttcttCTACAACAGACAATGTCACATTATTCTGGTAGATGAATTACAAATTAACTTACCATAGGAACAAGCACTCCTTTTCTTACATCTGGAAAAGTACTTGATTTTTCTTTGAGTTGTGAAATGATCATGGGATTTAGGTCAAGCATCTTTAAACCAAGCCATGGCCTCACAACTCTCCTGCATTGCATGGTAGACAAGCGTAAGTAGCTCCCAGACATGAAGAATAAACATGTACAGTAAGTTTAGGTCATCCAAGATGAATCTACTCACGAAAGGTTACTATACACGTGCTTACTTTCACAATTAATgcactaattattctttttatcAGATAGAACACAACTTGCAAACCTTAACCATATTGCATTTTTTATTGCCTCTTTCAAACAGGAAGCTTATCAAATGAATTACATCTATTGAACTTCCAATGATTTGATCAGTTCAAGAGCACACGTCATACACaaactataaaaataaatttcaaaaagCAGACAAAAACAAGACAATACTATGATGATAATAAATTGCAAGCAGAATTATGCTGTGAGTAAGGCATACCCATTTTTCTTGAAGTTATCTACTATTTTAACAACCGAGTCAATTGGTACTGCAAAGCTCAAACCATCAGCATTCCTGACTTTCATCACATTAACTCCTATAATCTCACCATCAAGGTTCACAAGAGGGCCTCCAGAATTCCCCTGTAGCATACAAATGTGTCAAAAAGTTTGTTCGATAGATATTGAGAAGACAAAAAAGAAGATGGAAGAGAAGTGGGAAATCATAAACAATGTGTACATCCATGCTGTCACTGtaaatttttaatatttatttggATTTGAATATTCATAATCTTTTGCATTTTCTTGGGACATGATGAGGTGACAACTGGTGGGCATAGTTAAACGACATAAAACCTAAAAAAATTTAGAAGTCAAATACTTTGCATACTAATTTCAAATTTAagcaacacacacacacaaaatggTTTTACCTGATTAATAGCGCAATCTGTTTGCAGATACTCCCTTCGTAATCCTCCAAGACCCAGATCACTACTTTTCCGGTCAACACAGCTAAAATAAAGGAAACAAATTCGATTTAGTCAATAAAATAAACTCTATACTTGCACATTTACAAGAAACTAGTATTATTTATGATAATTCATCAGAGTAAATTTAATAAAAATGACTTAGGTCTCAACCTGACAATACCAGCTGTAACTGTGTTCTGAAGAGAAAGTGGACAGCCCAGAGCAACAACCCAATCACCTGGTTGAAGTCTAGATGATGATCCAAGCCTGGCAGCCGGTAACGGGGTCTTAGATTTAATTTTCAGAACGGCGATGTCAGAGTGGCGGTCAGCATTAAGGACTACAGCTTCAAATTCACGACCATCTTGTAAAGTCACACTAACCTGTTACAATATCCAACCTTTTGAGAGAAAGATTAGGAAACAAACACGTTTAAGAAATAATCACCTGGACCAAATCATGATCAATTATCTCAAGCACAGATAAGCATCATAGAATGTAAGAACAGAAAGTGCTGTAATTATCCATTCTACTGTAGCTTGGGGATCTGAGTCACTGAAGTTTAGAACATTAACCCTAGTAGAGTACTTAGTTAAACTACGGTTGAGTAACCTATGCTAAAATGAAAGGTAGAGGATTAAGGACATTAAGCTAGCTCAATTACAAAGTCAATAGACTACTCTGAAATAAATCCAGATCACAACTGACAACTGTCGTAACTAGGTAAGAAATAAGAAATAGTAGCATCCCCCTACTGCCAAACTTCTCTCCAAGGATAAATTTAAATTAACCAGACTTTATCTAGTGTCTGAAATTCACCAAATTACGAGCTAGCAAACTTAGAAAATTGGTTGTTCACGGTATTAAGCAGTCCAAATTCATGCTTCACATTGTCCCATGTGGCGACGATAAGTGGTTGACAGCATTTACAAAGGCAGCATGTAAGAGCCAGTTCCAAATGAACAGATAAGACAGTGCTAAGTTAGCAAACCTTTCCCCTCACAATTGCTTTTGTGCTTTGAAAATCTGCAACAACATGTGCACAGGTCAATATTGTCCCATCTGGATCTATTATAGTTCCAGATCCAATGCTCTGCTCTAGGAGCCATCCATGTGCATCTACAAAAAGTGACTCCAAAGGTTCACGGCACATAGCTACAACACCGGTCATGAATTCAACAGATTCCACCAGATGAGAATGTTGTCACCTTGAGAACAAGAAATGTTTACAACAGCAGGACCAACTGCAGATGCAGCTTTGGCAATCGAATTCCTGCCTAGACACCCTGGGCAACATCTTGAATCATCTGAGCTTCCAGCAGAACCTTGGCCGCTTAAGTCAGCAGGTGAAACCGATGCAGATGCAAAGGAATTCAGTATTGGGAACCCTACAGACACATTTCAACACAGTAAGATCTTCAGCATCAAAAAATGTATGTTATTCAAGAAGAAGATTGGTTCAAGTAAAAGGGGGAAAATCCACTTCTCTTCTTTTAGTTACTTACGACATCTTAAAGCTActaaatgtaagcattccctatCCTACTCTTGACCATCACATAAATCATCAATGCAACAATCACAATACGTTCATGAACGAAGAGGTATTAtaattctactccctccgtcccaaattactattcgttttggcttttctaagtacatagcttttgatatgcacctagatatataatatgtagaaaagccaaaacgaatggtaatttgggacggagggagtagaacagATTAAGAAGGTATATCCCCAACTGGCTGACTGAAATTAAATATTCTACAGGCAGGAAAATGCAGATGATAGTTGCAAATGTGCCACTATCTTCATGATCCAACCACACAAGCTATCATATGGATTCGTACATTACATATTCGCATCCACATACATTTGTCATTCGAATATCAGTATTCAGTACAGTTCAGGGAAAATTAGAGCCCAACCTTATGTCTCTACTGAATTGAAGTAGATAAAAGACCGTATCCCCATTGATTCATAATGCTGTTTTATTCAGTGTACCGCAATCCAGAAACTCTCTAAACTACCCCAGGCAATCTGGGCGGCGCTCACTGCGACGAAATCGCTCCCCGTTCAAAACCCTGAACCCTCTTATGAGCCCCAAAATGTGCCCCGCGGCAAAAGAGATTCTCTCGCACCCCAGGCCGAaggaggggaaaaaataaaCGGACCTTGAtaaggaggaggaagcagccaCGGGGAGAAGAGGTGGGTGAAGGTGCGGAGCCcttcggaggcggcggcggcggaaagggcctggcggagcggcggggaggCCGAGGCGTAGACGGCCGTATCGGGGTCGCGGCGCGCGATGGTCCCGGCgcccgcgacgccggcggcagcggcgaggaggagcgcggcgcggcggccgccgcggaggagcATTCTGGAAGGATCGGCGGGGCTCGCTTCTTGCTGGCTTGGCGCACACGAGGAGAGCGAGCAGAGCAGACGTCGCGAAGCGTCGTTCCGCGTGGGGGAGGGGAAGGAAATGGGCCGCCCTTTCTTGCGGTCGCGGGCTTGCTAGAGCGCTTCTTGCGGGCTGTGCCGCTCCAAGATGGTCCGTGTTATATGGATCAAATTAGGCCCAGTTTAGAATGGAAAAGGGTCCTATTTGGCACCTTTAGATTATTAGCCGAGTCCGTTTTCACCCTCAACTCCAAAAGCAACCGTTGCAACTCCTGGTACTCGCAAAACCGGTTATGAGACCACTCGCAAAACCGGTTATGAGACCACCCCGATCGAATCTGCTCCTGCTTCGAGTGACGTGGCGACACATAAGCTACACATCACTGATCCAACGTGATCCAGGCCCACATGTCATAAGGTCTCTCCTTTCAGCAGAATTATTTCCATCTcccttcatcctcttcctccgctTTCCTTCACGCACCCGGCCATCACCTCATCGTGCTTGTGCTCGTTGCTCGTCCCGGTGGTGGGGGCGTGCTCAGCGGTGGACCGCAATGCATTGCTCTCGATTCGCGCGGCCCTATCGGCGGAGCGCCTTGGCATGCTCTCATCGTCCTTGCCCCGGCTCGCCGACTTCAAACTCTCCAAGAACGAGCTCACCAGTGCGATCCCCCGACGGTCTAGGCTCCGTCCACTTGTTCGCATCTCTCTACCTCGGCGTGAACCGGTTGTCAATTCGTGCAACTGGACTTCGATTTAAGGTGCCGGATGTCAAATTTGATGCTCTGTTCTTCGGTTCCTGCTGCTAGGAT
This genomic window from Setaria viridis chromosome 8, Setaria_viridis_v4.0, whole genome shotgun sequence contains:
- the LOC117866466 gene encoding putative protease Do-like 14 codes for the protein MLLRGGRRAALLLAAAAGVAGAGTIARRDPDTAVYASASPPLRQALSAAAASEGLRTFTHLFSPWLLPPPYQGFPILNSFASASVSPADLSGQGSAGSSDDSRCCPGCLGRNSIAKAASAVGPAVVNISCSQDAHGWLLEQSIGSGTIIDPDGTILTCAHVVADFQSTKAIVRGKVSVTLQDGREFEAVVLNADRHSDIAVLKIKSKTPLPAARLGSSSRLQPGDWVVALGCPLSLQNTVTAGIVSCVDRKSSDLGLGGLRREYLQTDCAINQGNSGGPLVNLDGEIIGVNVMKVRNADGLSFAVPIDSVVKIVDNFKKNGRVVRPWLGLKMLDLNPMIISQLKEKSSTFPDVRKGVLVPMVTPGSPAEQAGFRPGDVVVEFGGKPVESIKEIIDIMGDKVGVPFKVLVKRANLTVTLIVVPEEADAGR